The genomic stretch CCTTCTCCGCCGGCTCAGGAACCAGGCACAGAGAAGAGGACCACGGCCCGTTTCTGGCCTCTCCGCTCCCAACTCGACCGATGTAAGACCACTTCTCAGTCATGCCTTCTGTTTCAGTCTTTGGATCCGGTCTGCCGCCTGATCCATTCGTCGATCTGCTGGCGGTCGAACCTCCATTTGTTGAGGATCTTTCTGGCAGGTATCCTGCCCTCCCGGGCCAACCTGTAAAGGGACCGTTTCCCGATCTGCAGATACTCTGAGAGCTGTTCAATGGTCATGACCGGTCGGGTCATCTCTATCTCCTTTCTCCCGCAATCTGGCAACGGGAAACGGAGGGGCAAAAAAGATACCAACCAGGATTCTTTTACGAAGAGGCCGACCTGCAGTGATTCAAAAGGATCAGCCGGTTCTCCCCCAGGGAAAGCGGCCCCGACACCACCCGGTATGGGGAATGTACCCCACGCCGGACACGTGTGGAAAAAATGCCAAATAATTGACACTTCATGCCAGTTCCTTTCATCCCCGGGCGGCACCGGGGAGCGAGGAATCCCTCCATGAGCAGGAAGGACGGAGACGGGACTCTCGGTCCCCCTTTGCTTTTCAGGATGTCAGAATGCCCGAGCAGGATCTGCCCTCTGTTCGGGTGCGGTCCGAAAGTGCAACCAAAGGCCTGTTGTTGAAGCGACCAGCCCGAGGCAAAACTCCACACCAAAGTGTTCCGAATTCAGAGAGCGGGATTTGGGGTGGACTCCTCCCTTGAAGGTCTTCCCCAACTCAGATATTCTTAAAGGAGAAGACAGCTTGGATACGATTGGTCAGACAAGATGTGGCTTCTCCTCAGAAGGATCCTCCCCATTGCTCTGGTGGCCCTGTACATCCTGAGCCCTTTTGATCTTGTTCCGGATTTTCTGGTAGGGCCGGGATGGATCGACGATCTCTTCGTCCTCGGCCTCTTGATCTGGTTCCTTTCGGGTCGGTCTCCCTTTTTCGGCCGTTTCGGTTCTCCCTACAGCAGAAGCTACAGATCCGGCCAAGGAAGCTCTGCGGGACCATCAGGCACTTCAAACAGGCAGACAGGACGGAGCGAGGCCCGGGCCGACCCGTACTCTGTCCTCGGGGTCAAACCAGGAGCCAGCTTGGATGAGATCAAGGAAGCCTACCGCGCGGCTGCATCCAAATACCATCCGGACAAGGTGGCCCATCTGGGAAAGGAGTTTCAAGAGCTGGCGCACCGCAAGTTCCTGGCCGTGCAGGAAGCATACGAGCGCTTGATCAAGGCCCGGTGATCTCAATGCTTCAGGAACCACCACCATCGGCGAACCTGGGACGCGGTCTCGCTGACGGCCTTGATCTCTTTCAGGCCGGGAATCCCTTCCTCTCGGCCGGTGGGGACGGCATCCTTGTCGGGGGGGACACCTCTTTCTCCCCCTTGTCCCTCTTCGGCCTCTCCGGATGCCTTCTCATTATCACGGCTCCCTTTGAGGTCCTTTGAGATGTCTTTGATTTCTCTGGCTGTCTTTCCCAGACCCCGGCCTATCTCAGGCAGTCTCTTCGCTCCAAAGATGAGCAGCAAAATCACACCGATGATAAGCAGTTCAGAAGCTCCCAGCCCGAACACCATCCGTCCTCCCATACAAAGCACAGGGACGCGCCGAGTCCGTCCGCGGTCACCAGCCCGCCCCCCCTGTCTTTCCATTACCTGCCATTATGACACCTTCGGCCCGGCCTCTGTCCCCCTCACTGCCACGGCTTGAGCATGGGCTGGCTCCAGTCTGTGAGAAGCGAGAACCGCCCGGAGGCCGAGTCGAAGCGCATAACCCGCCCCCTGGAATGAGACCGGCGAGAGCCTTCTCCATAGCCGATTATGCCCGCCAACCCGTGTGTATTGAAATCCTCTACGGTTTCAAGGGATTTGATAAACCCCTCCCTGGTCAGGTCCCGGCCGGCACGCTCCAGGGCCTCGCAGAGGAGAAGGCCGCTCACATAGCCGACAATGTAACACCGGTGGAGTGATTCGGTCTCTTTCTTCGGATAGTATTTCTCGGTGTTCCCTATCATCAAGGTAACCCCGGGCAGCCTCTCCCAGGGTCTGGCCAGATAATCGACCGCGATGTAGCCGTCCGCCCCCTCCCCTGCCTCGGATAGGATCCCCGGATCAACGGTGGACGAAAGACCGATAAAACCGGGCGACCAGCCCATGCGGAGTGATCCCCTCATGATCCGAGTCAC from Deltaproteobacteria bacterium encodes the following:
- a CDS encoding DnaJ domain-containing protein, yielding MWLLLRRILPIALVALYILSPFDLVPDFLVGPGWIDDLFVLGLLIWFLSGRSPFFGRFGSPYSRSYRSGQGSSAGPSGTSNRQTGRSEARADPYSVLGVKPGASLDEIKEAYRAAASKYHPDKVAHLGKEFQELAHRKFLAVQEAYERLIKAR
- a CDS encoding helix-turn-helix domain-containing protein, coding for MTRPVMTIEQLSEYLQIGKRSLYRLAREGRIPARKILNKWRFDRQQIDEWIRRQTGSKD
- a CDS encoding twin-arginine translocase TatA/TatE family subunit, which codes for MVFGLGASELLIIGVILLLIFGAKRLPEIGRGLGKTAREIKDISKDLKGSRDNEKASGEAEEGQGGERGVPPDKDAVPTGREEGIPGLKEIKAVSETASQVRRWWWFLKH